TGTGTACCAAAGTCAGTTCCAGAGCAGGAATTGTGGCATCCAGACTGAAGGACAGGTGCCACAGCTTGATCATGGGATACTGTGTGAAACTGGAACTCAAACTCCCTGCTGAGAGTGGGCCAGTGAGCAGCTTTGAGTGACAGTAATGAATATGTAAGAAGTTTCAAAACCTCCTGCATATGATTTTTCACTTATGTGTGAGAACTTCCTCATACCTAAACACTTTAAGTGTGATCTAAAATCTCACACAAATTGCAAATCCCCAAATGGGCACAGCTCATCCCTTTTGGGTACTGACATTAACTGTACCAGTGAAAAGCACTTTCAAGTGCTCTGTGTATTTGGCTTTTCATTAGCATAATTACACTTGCAAAACTTCACCTGATTATAATATTGAACCTCTGTAACTGTAGATCAGCTTAAGGCATGAGGGTTAAAAGTACAGCACAGAGCTCAAAGTTGAGTACTTTATCAAGATTATTTCCAGTGTTAATCAATGTGATGATGATTTAGTGGTGTCCTCTGTCAGACATAAATCCAGATGATAGACAGAGGTGTGTCTCTTTGAAGTCTGAGCTGAGTAAACTCTCCTGCTATGGTTTATGtctgctgttgttttggggATCAGTTAATTTGGTTTCAGAAGTGGCAATAAGATTTCCTGCTATTGCTGAGACCTGTCTGCCATGCGTGCCTGTCTCTAGTAACACACAGCTAAAGACTGAAATTCCAACTTGCTTGGCAGCTTGAGTGAGAGTGAAGCAAGCAGGTTTCTCTTGTGCAATTTTGTGAACCTTGCTCTGCTCTTTGTCAGTGAATTTAATTGAATATAATTCtctaggcaaaaaaaaaaggggaaagagtTATTTCACTCTAATAGTCAGTGTTATGAGCGTTATGAAATTTTTTGAAAGCCTGCAATCTCCAGGATCTTTTTTCTGAATCACAAGGAAAATCTGATGAGCCAGATCTAAACCATACTTATGCTATTAGTGCTCCCAGTTAAGCAACTCTGGGGTTTGGAAAGCCCTTTGCATGAAACTACTCTGCCTTGTAAGATTTACCAGCCTTTAACTTCCCCTACCAAGTTCTTTTTTGTTACATTCACTTCAAGAGAAAAGATTCCTGAAGTTAAACCAGAAAATCCTCTTGCATAGCTGTTGTTCAGTGCTCTCTCTGGTGGCCAGGATCAGAGTTTAAGAGGCACTTGAGTGAAATTTGGTGAATTTGGATGAGTTTTACTCCAGGTTTTATTCACCAAATTCATAAAGAAGCTGGGCTCAGTGCAAAATGAGGCagtgctctggcagccttgCACACAGAATGAGCTCATCTGAAGGGCTGTTTATTGCCAAATGCAttcaatatatataatatataatatgtaatatataatagGGCTGGGGACAAATGGCAGAGTCTTGTGGGCGCTCTGTGCTTTGAATCTGATTCAGAAAACCCCACTTGCACTTACAGCCAACACAGAATCAGTGCTGCCATATCCACTGGTCACTCACACCTTGTTTGGAATGGAAGGCATgagggcagaagcagctgctctgtgaagTCTGTCCCATGCCAGTGTTGTGTTTTCCAGCATCTCTTGGTTAACTCTGAGCCAGGTATTCCTTGTGGGTTCCACTCTGCAATTTCCACCATGTACCTCTGTGCTTTTCCTGTTCATGCAGTGCTTGTTGAGTAGTGTTATTTTCAAATCATCTGAGGGAAGATAGTTTAAAGTTGAGAAGAAAAACAGTTGTTTATCACATGTGTATCAAGTGGcaattttataattattttcctGACTTATTTCTCAGGTGTGAGTCACTTTATTTTGTCTCACCTCCAACATTCCACATCctcatttttgtttgttgtttttctcataaAACAGTCTCAGCCTTTGAAAATCTCATTCTTTCTCCTGGAATATCAACCTCCAGGGGATGTGAGGCTCATAAAGTAGGGGCTGCTTTTACCACACAggttctcctcctcttctctcaTTTGGCACATCATTAAAGCTTGCCAAAGACCCCAATCTTATTTTCTACAATTCTCAATCCCTTGGTACAGTGTTCTTGTGgtgctttctccttttcagtgGGTTTGGGTTGTCTGGGAGCTGCTTGCTGCTCTCCTCTGGGATACCTCTGTTTCTAGAAGAAgttctcagcagctctggggccatgtgcctgtccctgtgtcacaaCCTTCCTTCTCATGAGAAGTCCTGCACTGTTTCCTTCTGGActtgcagagctgctcagggggAAGGTCAGCCTTGGCTTGACCTGCCCAGGGGAAGAGTGGAAAGGAAGGAGTTTTCCATCACCTGTAGAGGTGGGAGTTGGAATGCttgggctgaggctgcagccacACCCAGTGCTTGGGACAATGCCTCCCACACAGGCTCCAGAATCATCAGGGCTCTGACAGCACCCTGCTCTGACACCCAGAAGCAGCAACACAGTTCACTGAGGTGCTCAAGAGCTTTTTGCCTTTGCTGACTTAGCAAGCTGATGGTGCAAAGCTGGAAGGTTTATCTGCCTTGCTGGATATCCATTTAATCTACAAAAAGCTTAGATCAGGCTAAATTCTGGCACACCTAGTCAAAGATGAGGTTATAGTTAATTGAGACCTTGTAGCAAGATGTAAACTAACCCAATAGATTCTAATAATTCATAAGGCTCCCCTGTTGTCAGCAATTGGTGTTGGGAGGGATGAAGTGAATGAACCCAGGAAAAGGTTTATGTTCTCAAACATTAATTTTTAGGGGATTTATTACACTTTGTGTGGTTATTTCCTTGATCAGTTCAAGCCTGGCTGGAAAATTACTGCTATCATGACAATTAAAATATCTGTATCATGATAATGCAAAAGAATTTCCTTATTTAGCAGTGAATCAAACCTTAAATATTTAAGTATTAATAATTCAAATACAGTTAATATGTGTCTATCCTTAACATTGAGTGTGAGGCCACATTTATGTGAAGATTGTCTGTGATATACAATGATCCATAGTAACTGGGGCTCAAGACAATATATTTACAAAATATAATGGTTTGTTCCtgttttttcatttcaattttgCAGCTGGCGATTTTCATTCTATCTGACATCCTCCATTGTTGGATTTATATTTCTGTACGATGTAAGTTAACTTTTTGAAAGATTGATactgtatttaaacaaaataatttctagaTTTTCTGGAATCGCGTTGAAAGACTGTGAATTCAATAGCTCAGTGGGATCAGATCTTTACTGTATGTAATCTGGATGATGGGCTGCAATATGCACTgagatttaatttttaagttaAACTTTAGACCTTCTATGACAAAGGAATTTATGAGTAATCAGTATTTTTAAGGAACCTTGAAGAAGTCACGCAGATGGTTTTACAACATGCCTTGTTAACACCTACAAATGCATCACATGGCCATGTTTTCCTCAGAGGACACCATAAACTTTTTTTGGCAGCACTTTTGGTGGTCACAGCTATTTACTGAGGTGTTGCTGCTGAGTCAGAAGTTGGGAATAACAGAGATTGGTGCTTGTACCTCggtgagccctgcctggggtgTCATTAGCGCTTCCCCAGGCAGCGGAACAGATCCCGGCGTGTCTCTGCTCATCTGGCCCTTGTCCCCAAACACTGCTTCTCATCCTCAtccactgctctgtgtgactgGTAAACACAGCAAATCTAATCACTGTGGCAACATATCTTGAGTAATTGCAGTAATAAAACACACACCCACTGCTTTGGATGATGAAATTGTGAACTGGAACGTTTCAGGTGTCCTGAAAAGAAGCCAAAAAGCTGGGAACAATATAATAAATCTGAGCTGTAAGTTCCCTTTAGAAATTGGTGGAGAACAGTTATCAAGATTACAGCTTCTTAGCCTGCTCCACTTAGAGAGATTTTAAGTAGTGAAGATTTTGAGTTAAGGTGATAATTGTTGCTGAGCTGAGCAGTGTCTGACTGAGGTGTCTTCCCCAGAAACCCTGGTTTTACGACATATGGCAGACGTGGGTTGGTTATCCGTTTCAGGTGAGCTTTTTGGCACCGGGCCAGTGGCCTCCAGGCATTCCAGGTATTTCCCCATTGGAAGGGATAATctacagcagccttttccctccACACGGGCACCACCTACAGAGGTGTGGCACCAAATCCTGCCCTTTTCGGGAAGTGCTGCCGACTGCTGCGGGACTTCCCTGGGATCTGCCTGAGCTACAActtccccctccatccctccccagcccggGATACCAGTTACTCACTGGAGATGTTATCAGTGCTCCCAGATTGGGTGCAGAACCCCTGCACTGCTCCAGGCCCCACGGTGCTTCAAGGCACTCTTATTGAAATAATAactctgccccatcccactgcCTTCTTATTCCTGTCCCAAACAGGGGCCAGGAATACAAATGATCCTGCCTCCAGCTGAgatttcccagctcctgctaCACACCTGGGAAATGTACTGACCCAAGGCAGCAGCCAAGCTCTGCCCTCCCCTAGGCAGATCCATAGGATTTTAGCATAAATAATTGACATTTCAGTTTATTATGTTAATTGTTCACCAAAACCGAGGGGTTTATTTGCAGTTGTTTGTAATTAAATGCAGAAGGATTCTGCATGTAGTTCTGTGACAGAAACATGGAGAAAAAGCATGCTAAAATCCAGAGGTGGGGGAGGAACTGTGGGAATTGAGAGTTTGGGCTGAGCAAAGGTTAACATACTTGGCTCTCAGAACATCCTTCTTAATGAAGCCCAGGACAGGAATTTAATTTAGCTTAATTTTTTAAGCAAGAGTCACCAGAGGAGCAGAagtcaggaaaggaaaaaagaagtaatCTCACTTGACATTTACTTTTTCCTATTCTCAGAGTTAACTGTGTTTTTCCTCATCACAGACCTTGCTGCCATCCCAGTACTGGTACTACATGGCCGAGATCGGCTTTTACTGGTCTCTGATATTTACCCTTGGGATTGACATCAAACGGAAGGCAAGTGCTTGTGCCCGCGGGTGGCTCGGGGAGCGGGGCAAGGGCGCTCGCAGGGAGCAGCAGCGCCTGGAGCTGGGCGCAGCCACGGGAGGGCAGCATCAGCCCGCACAGCCCGGGAGCCCCGCGCCGCGCCCGGAGCCCCAGGGGCCGGGGGGGACCCCCAGGGGCTGGGATCCACCTGGATTTCCTTCTGTCCCTCCAGGATTTCATGGCTCACGTTGTTCATCACCTGGCAGCCATCGGGCTGATGAGCGGCTCTTGGTGCGGCAATTACGTGCGGCTTGGAACTCTGGTGATGTTCGTGCACGACACTGCGGATTTCTGGCTCGAGGTAACCCTGCTGTCCAGCtgcttggaattttttttttttttttttttcctgtgtcccGAGTTTTTTTTGGTGTCAATGACATTTTAATCTTTCTGCCACGAGTTTCATATGATCCCTTCCTATCCCCACAGGGACGCAGCTTTGCAGATTTGTAACTTGTAAGATAAAAAAGATCTTCTAGATAATTTAAGCTGATACTTTATTACAGAATCCATTAGAGAAAGGAGCAGAAGATAATTTCCTCAGAACAGGAAATAAAGCTGCCTCCCTGGGTTACTCTTGTTTCACTGATAAAATTAGACCAGGTTGtccacagcatcacagaatcactgaggcTGGACAAAACCTCTgacatcaagtccaacctgtatCAGGCATTTTCTGGCAGAAGACAAGTTTCTTCTCCTGGACTGAAGAGAAAGTCCCTTCCCTGCACTAATAAATATCAGTGGCAGTGTTTAAGAAGTGTCCTACTCTGCACAGATCACTGTGatcagagctctgggctttttGGAAGACACACACAGTGTTTCTTCACTAGAATTACCCTGAGTTTGTAACACCAGGTTTGAGGGCACAGTTTCATCACCTCTTttggtggcagtgccagtgtAAGCAGCCCTTGTGGGCTGTTGTGTGCCACTGTCCATTTCTGTTCCTGATACTCTATCTTACTGTATCAGAACAACTAATTGTGGGGTTGTGCACTTGGGATTGGTCCAGATTAAACAGGTTTTCTTGCTGGTTTACTTTTAATCCTAAATTGCTCCTAGGTCCAATTAACTCTGTGGCCTTACAAAGAGTTGAGTTGACAACTGGTAGGACAGCACTTGGATGGAAACTGGAGTTGAGTACCAGAGCAATTTAATCCAGCCCTGCCACtcaaaaggaggaggaaaagaaaagttaATCAAGCTGCTGTTTAAAACCTAGGCTTGGCACCTGCAGCTTTGCTCCTACTTGAAAACTTTGCCCAGGGTGGTTCCTAAtggagcagggggagctggACAGTTCATTTAGGGGAGAAGCAGCACTTACAACCTTTATTAGTGTGATAGAGGCCAGCACTGAGATCTCCTGCTCTCAAAAAGGAGAAGACAGGAGCTGAATCAGGCCCTGAGGGGGGTCAGTAACAGGCATGTCCCAGAACACCTGCATTTCAGGGATCTCCTGAACGTGCAGGGGTagcagcagcttctcttggAGTTCAGTCTGTTTGGAATCTGGTGGAAAAATGAGGAATTATCTCTGTTCTAAAGAGCACTTTTGTGTTTTCATGACACTTTATATTCTGGTCTGAGTGCTGTTCTTTAGGTCTTTGATGCAGAGTCCTTTCCTTcaagatgaaaaaagaaatataaacagAGAATCTGGTCTGATGGTGCTTTATTAGGTATCAGTAAAATGATTGCTTTACATGTCAAACTGGGAAGAAATACTCTTCCTGCTTAGGTGGAAGATGAGTCTTTATTtatgaaaacacagaatttatTTCAGAGAATATTTATAatatgtttggggatttttatccactgcaggcagccaaaaTGTTTAATTATGCTCGCTGGGAGAAAACTTGCAACATACTGTTCATCATCTTCTCTATTGCATTCTTCATCACCAGGATGATCCTGTTCCCCTTCTGGTAAGCAAGATTTAATCCAGTCTCAGGCTTTTACTTCATTCCCACTCCCCCTGAAAGTTTAGTGTTGGTTgtcatggaaaaagaaaaggaatggaCTGGACTTGAATGTTCTGCTAGTGAGAAAATGGACAAAAactgatattttctttaaaaattatcatgtaaaaataattttaaatgagCCTCTTTAACCTAAATAAAAGCTTGTATGTGTTATATAACTTGTTTTGTAAATAGTAGTTAAATGCTGTAAGCCCCTGCATTTTCAAGGGGACTGAGCTCCTTAACTAAGAGAAATCCTTTTCCCATTCATTCCACCCTTTCTGCTGTAGCTGCAAAGTCAGAGTACATGACTGTAGTTAATTTTTTAGAGCCTTCTTTCTGCTACCCAGTTCTTGGGTAGTGCCTCACCTCGCTTGCATGAGGAGCACTCAAGAGAAGTTTAGGTGAACCAATTAATTTATGAAGTCAGCACAAATAAATCTTAACTTGCTAAATACTTGCATGCCTTTGGAGTGCTATGATTTAATCTGCTTTGGAGTATCCACATGGGTGCTTAACATGTTTatcttttaaaaagtgtttaatGTGTTTCACATTCACAGCTCTAATTtgcccctccctgcacatgGACAAACCCTTAGAGACTCAAGCTGGTTAAATTAATAGTTCTGAACATTGATCAACATAAGGCTTTAATTTCCTGtagtattttctttcagaaatgcTGATGTCTTTTActttattgttgttttttaattaactgTACAAGTGATCTGCAATCATTTTGCTTCACTGAGTTTCTTGTTCTTCAGTTCTTGAGCTTGGAAGCGAAACACGAGGAGATTAAAGGGACTCAAAGAGCCCCAAATAATATAGAAGTAGTGAAGTCTGAAGATGGACAAAACATATGTTAATTAACAAAAAGCCCTGTTGCAAAGCCTCTAGGATTTTCTCTCAAGTGTGGATTTCAGATTAGAGAGAATTTGCACTAAAGAAGGCATAGGCAAGCTCTGAGTTGCACAGTATCTAGACCACACAGAGATGGAGATCTGAAAAACAGGGACTTTTTCTAACCTCACTTAGAGTACTTCCATGCCAGACTCAAATTTCTCATCTTCTGAAGTCTGTATTTCAACAGAGATGCATAATCTAGTTAAGGCAGGGCTTGTTAATTGATCTACCATCTTTGCAGAGCTTTTTAATATTAATCAGCTTGGAATATGAGATTAGAAATAAGTGTAAATAGCATAAGGAAGAGATCTTGCACCTTAACAATGATCTTTATTTTTTAGGATTCTTCGTGCCACCCTATATCAGCCTACCTACTACTCCACCACTCCTGTCATAGCATATTTTTTATTCAATGGGATGCTATTAACCCTCCAAGGCTTGCATTTATATTGGGGTTACTTAATTTTCAAGATTTTGAAAAGGTTCGTTTTCCTAAAGGTAAGAAATTTGTTTCTTCAGAAAGATATGTGAAATATCAAACAGATGCCAATACTCCAATAGATTTACTTGGAATTTTTTGGTTGTCCTGAGCTTTCAAGTCATAATTTCTGATAGGGATCTACAGAGCATGGAGATGTTCAAATGTGCTTTGCACCTCTCATTGTCACACCCAGTGTCTTGGTTGGAAGACAGAGACTTCAGCTAGaacagggtttttttgcctGTATTTGATGTTTTGTACCAATAGTAAATGAGTCCCAGAACCTGAAGCCATAAGATGGTCCAGAACTCCTCAGGAATTTCTGTGTCCTGAGTAAAAGCATTCTTTGGTCACTGGGCTTTGTAGGAACTTACCAAAAAAGAAGTGAGTGAGTGATGAGATACTACAATTTGACTACAATTTTTCTGCAGGATTTAAATTTCTTCAGATTTGCCTAAATCTGAGGTCATCTAAACTTGAGCACTGGCTTGGGATCACAAAAACCAAATGAAGCATATCTGGTATTATATTATGACTCAATGAAATACTGTCATattcagctggagcagaggaacaGTGCAAGTCTGGTCTGCCTAATCTGCTTTTACCTTGTAGAGAAAACTCACATGGGAAAAAACTCTGGATAAAACTGCCATTTATGTCTTGTTTGATTGCCTGAAGTAGTGACATTTTCACAAGGTCTCGTGCCATGAAATGTGCAGTGGAGTGCAGAGTagataaaatatttatcaaaaaGCATTTAAGGGAAGGACTCTGGAGAATGTCTCTAAGATTTGGCACAAGTATTGACAGGTATATTTTTCTAGTTAAGATGAAATTTAAGTTGTGCTGTtgaaaaatggtattttttctGAGGCTCAAGAAACAAAAACTTAATTAAACTGACTGTCCTTTTATCTGAAGCAGTTTATGCTGTGAAGCATCTTTAGGAAATAGAAATATTCCTTTCTCCCTGCATTTAATTGTTGTTTGAGTGCTAACAGGAACCATCTTGTAATTATTGGATTTTTGGATTCCATCGACTCttacacaaacacacagctgGGTATCGTAGGGAGACCCAACATCTGCCCTAGAAGTTACAAACTCAGCCCCTGTAAgacagcaaacagcagcacaggaaggacaaaTCTGTGGAGGAAATGGTTTATGTTGCTCTGCCTCTAAAACAAGCTTCTGTGCGCCCTTAGACACTGAGAATCTTGTATTTCTTGTGTGTCATATACCTCTGTTTGACCAAATACTACATTATTTCTGACCCAGGTGTAAAGTGCTTTacttcttgttttcctttgtgaTTTTGGCCTTGTCTCTGTGCTATTCTTGTTCCCTGTGCACAACCCCTCTTCAGAATGGAGAGACATCCCTCTGCCTCCcagctgaggaagaggaaggctgggcagagctctccatccACACTGGCTGGGGTTCTGATGGCACAGTGCCAGGAGGTGCTCAGATGCAGTGGTGAGCAGGACATTGCCAGGCCAGCTATATAAGGCcactctgccctgcctgctttATGTGCCTTTGTAAGGGgcagaaatgttttattttgagaTAAGAGCTTTGCTGTGTTCGTCACTGCTAAAAAATGGGAAAGCACCAAGCCTGCATCCCTACCACGGATTTGATTCCTTATACAGCTCTCTGAGAAGATGGTTTCCAAATAACATTTTTACAGTggtagcagcagcagcctgggccctTTTCAGTCTGGATGACTTCAGCTGGCTTGCATGTGCAGCCTGTTTTCCATAgcagtggcaaacttggctgtgAAAGCAGCCAGTGCCTCCAGAGCTGGAAAGGCAACGTTGAAAAGAATGGTGTTGGCAAGGAGGGTTTTTATACCAACATCTTTGTTACAGACAGGCTGCACACAAATAGCTGCTGCTATTTTAGGGAAATACCAGTAGACCATCATTCTGGTGTTAGTAGGGGTTTGTTTCTCTGCCCAAGACTAGCTGTTTTCTGAATGAAAACTTAGcaatttttgatatttttcttgAAGCAACAGTTAGCTACTTCAGatggaaaaatgaagtcatggTGTAACTGGGAATAGAGGCTTCTGTTGTTTAACTGAAGGAATCTCTGAGCATAGAAGGGTGTGAGGAAGTTTTCCAGTGCCCTCTTGTGCCTCAGTCCTGGAGTTTTGGGGTCACTGCACCCTCGAGAGTTGGTGGCTTCTTCCATGCTTTCCTGTTGCCCATGAGGAGAAGGTTTTTATTGAGAGTGGCTGGTCAGAAGCTCTTCATCTCAGCTGTCACCTCCCCCTGCACTGGCAGAGGGGACACTTGCCCTCAGCCCTCTGGGACAGCTGCTCAGCAACTGACTTGCTTCAGCAAAAAAGAGCTTGCACTGAAAATCTTGTGGTTTTCCTCCTCCCAAATACTGCAGTGAGAGATGGctgaaaatgagggaaaaggaaagaaggcaGATGATCTTCTGCCATCCCTCTGTGTCCTGTTTCCCCAGCCGTGGGACTCTGGCCCAGGGACTGGTGGCTTCCAGGCTCAGAGGACTTGTGCCACCTTTCCCTTGgtgccctgggaatgccctAAAAACAGGGAGTTCTCCATCCACAAGCTCAGCTGTAATCAGCTACTTCACATTAGGAAGCTTCTAATTTTCCATAGGGGTAAACTTGAGGgttcagaatttttttcaaaaccATTATTCTTCCCTCTGGAAAATAGCAATATTCCCTAAATGTCCTTTCTCATGTGACATTTGTGACCTTGTGTATGAGTAAGGCCTGTAAGCAAAGCCCTTCGAGGTCAGACCTGTAGCCATGTACCAGCTCTGCTTTGGGAGGAAGGAGGACATTCTTCAGTGTAATTTCTTTTCAAGTTAGGTCAGGC
Above is a genomic segment from Agelaius phoeniceus isolate bAgePho1 chromosome 13, bAgePho1.hap1, whole genome shotgun sequence containing:
- the CERS3 gene encoding ceramide synthase 3 isoform X2, translating into MAYILKTLNSWFWWENIWMPINCTWADFVDREGLVFPKPHQLYATIPYAFVLLIIRFFSERYVAIPLAKALGIKNVRRVKPQPNPVLESYFRECSRQPSQSEIKGLAKKCNCTVHLVEKWFRRRRNLEIPTVLRKFQEAFWRFSFYLTSSIVGFIFLYDKPWFYDIWQTWVGYPFQTLLPSQYWYYMAEIGFYWSLIFTLGIDIKRKDFMAHVVHHLAAIGLMSGSWCGNYVRLGTLVMFVHDTADFWLEAAKMFNYARWEKTCNILFIIFSIAFFITRMILFPFWILRATLYQPTYYSTTPVIAYFLFNGMLLTLQGLHLYWGYLIFKILKRFVFLKDLKDDRSDEEEEDSLTDTEEESTKSGTKNSSGSSKHLLSSSHH
- the CERS3 gene encoding ceramide synthase 3 isoform X1 codes for the protein MSMAYILKTLNSWFWWENIWMPINCTWADFVDREGLVFPKPHQLYATIPYAFVLLIIRFFSERYVAIPLAKALGIKNVRRVKPQPNPVLESYFRECSRQPSQSEIKGLAKKCNCTVHLVEKWFRRRRNLEIPTVLRKFQEAFWRFSFYLTSSIVGFIFLYDKPWFYDIWQTWVGYPFQTLLPSQYWYYMAEIGFYWSLIFTLGIDIKRKDFMAHVVHHLAAIGLMSGSWCGNYVRLGTLVMFVHDTADFWLEAAKMFNYARWEKTCNILFIIFSIAFFITRMILFPFWILRATLYQPTYYSTTPVIAYFLFNGMLLTLQGLHLYWGYLIFKILKRFVFLKDLKDDRSDEEEEDSLTDTEEESTKSGTKNSSGSSKHLLSSSHH